Proteins found in one Coffea eugenioides isolate CCC68of chromosome 5, Ceug_1.0, whole genome shotgun sequence genomic segment:
- the LOC113770138 gene encoding transcription factor PCF5-like, producing MKRAGGGGDGQGEIIQVQGGHILRATGRKDRHSKVYTSKGPRDRRVRLSAHTAIQFYDVQDRLGYDRPSKAVDWLIKKAKNAIDKLAELPHNHPNEISLMAAPSTDSNPGSSSGCQGFEHRSESSSLYAIQRHQLHDNPNGNSGVIPPEVDTQSIADTMKTFFPVSPGNSLMNMQSYQHDRMSRQPSIQTEDLGLSLHSLQDQNLNHRSYTEQMLFSGSNSTMFPGTNYQQKTESWSGAGEGENRNIGFIFNPHSMPVPQQLIFSQNSAFSQREPLQSNYSHLFHAWNERQMPSVDHHNAQAISQSSMYNIHFGSDFQVPARIRGDEEPGVVSLQPSSVSPSSQH from the coding sequence ATGAAGCGAGCTGGGGGAGGAGGAGATGGGCAAGGGGAGATAATACAAGTCCAAGGAGGCCACATTCTCCGAGCTACTGGCCGGAAAGACCGGCACAGCAAGGTCTATACTTCAAAAGGTCCAAGAGATAGGAGGGTTAGGCTGTCTGCCCACACTGCTATCCAGTTCTATGATGTGCAGGACCGATTAGGCTATGACAGGCCTAGCAAAGCTGTAGATTGGCTCATTAAGAAGGCGAAAAATGCTATCGACAAGCTGGCTGAGCTACCCCATAATCATCCAAATGAAATTAGCTTAATGGCTGCTCCAAGTACTGATTCCAACCCTGGTTCATCAAGCGGCTGCCAGGGATTTGAACACCGATCGGAATCATCTTCTCTTTATGCAATTCAAAGGCATCAGCTGCATGATAATCCAAATGGGAATTCAGGAGTTATTCCACCAGAAGTTGATACACAATCGATTGCAGATACCATGAAAACATTCTTTCCAGTGAGTCCGGGGAATTCTTTGATGAATATGCAAAGCTATCAGCATGATAGAATGTCGAGACAGCCCTCAATCCAGACAGAAGATCTTGGCCTTTCCCTCCATTCTTTGCAAGATCAGAATTTGAACCACAGGTCTTACACCGAGCAAATGCTTTTTTCAGGGTCAAATTCAACCATGTTTCCTGGGACAAATTATCAACAAAAGACCGAGTCTTGGAGTGGAGCTGGAGAAGGAGAGAATAGGAACATTGGATTTATATTCAACCCACATTCAATGCCAGTGCCACAACAGCTAATCTTCAGCCAAAACTCAGCATTTTCTCAGAGGGAACCCCTTCAGTCCAATTATTCACACCTCTTTCATGCCTGGAATGAACGACAGATGCCCTCTGTGGATCATCACAATGCTCAGGCAATCAGTCAATCTTCAATGTATAACATCCATTTCGGCTCAGATTTTCAGGTTCCAGCTCGAATTCGCGGGGATGAGGAGCCTGGGGTGGTATCCCTCCAGCCATCCTCAGTCTCTCCAAGCTCACAACATTAA
- the LOC113771814 gene encoding pentatricopeptide repeat-containing protein At3g58590, with protein sequence MRKTTSIASKNLPLFCGITHLCSTQKLYHSISFQNLHLHQHLYGENVTHQRLIDLLQEPTRVQSVNAIKAFHAITITMGPNPTEPIVLYNTIISKYASLGEVVTARKLFDKMPQRNVVSYNTMIKAYNRNGILEEAWKLFRELRILGLKPTQFTFGGILSSALMNLVQGFQLLALIVKSGFLHADAIVGTALLGVFGSHGCLDEVTRVLEDMTIKNLVTWNCMISLFGQHGFVTESTEMFLELLISGVELSQSTFVGVLAGFTGEFDLELGEQIHGLVVKYGFEDSVSVANSLINMYAKCGEMCSAEKMFEENGVKDVVSWNTIIGAMTKSDRPDKAFSTFLQMCGNGTFPNQTTFVSVLHSCLCLKDPSYGKCIHAKIIKRNLESDVYVGSALIDFYAKHDKLEIALLCFDKISHKNLVCWNSLMAAYSNRNSSVALLLLREMFHCSYRPNEFSFSSVVKSSVGLEVQQLHSFIIKMGYHDNEYVSSSLISSYAKNGFIDDALKFVDAKCTPISVVTSNVIAGIYNRTRQYEKTQELYSALEEPDIVSWNILIAACSRNGDYREAFDLFDHMQRAKIRPDNYTYASLFSICSKLCNLALGRSLHGLVFKTDIKCCDTFVCNVMIDMYGKCGSLGCSFKIFNEMTNRNVITWTAIISALGLHGHAHEALEKFKEMEAEGFMPDKVALIAVISACRHVGLVKEGLELFEKMKPEYGVEPEMDHYLLAVDLLARYGNLREAEELIAGMPFPPNALVWRSFLEGCKRKRTTHNVALLM encoded by the coding sequence ATGAGAAAGACAACTTCAATTGCATCAAAGAATTTACCACTATTTTGTGGAATTACTCACCTCTGTTCCACTCAGAAGCTTTATCACtccatttccttccaaaaccTGCATCTTCATCAACATTTATATGGAGAAAATGTCACACACCAGAGACTCATTGACCTACTTCAAGAACCCACAAGGGTTCAATCAGTCAACGCAATCAAAGCCTTCCATGCAATCACAATTACAATGGGTCCAAACCCAACAGAACCCATTGTTCTTTACAATACTATCATCTCAAAGTACGCTTCTTTGGGTGAAGTTGTTACAGCTCGTAAACTGTTCGACAAAATGCCGCAAAGAAATGTCGTGTCGTATAATACTATGATCAAAGCTTATAATCGAAATGGTATTTTGGAGGAAGCCTGGAAGTTGTTCCGTGAGCTGAGAATTTTAGGATTGAAGCCTACACAATTCACATTTGGCGGCATTTTGTCTTCTGCTTTGATGAATCTTGTTCAAGGGTTTCAACTGTTGGCATTGATTGTAAAGAGTGGATTTTTACATGCTGATGCAATAGTTGGTACTGCATTATTGGGTGTGTTTGGGAGTCATGGATGTTTAGATGAAGTCACTCGGGTTTTAGAGGACATGACTATAAAGAACTTGGTGACATGGAATTGTATGATATCTCTGTTTGGGCAGCACGGATTTGTTACAGAATCAACTGAGATGTTCCTTGAACTCTTGATAAGTGGAGTGGAATTGTCTCAATCGACTTTTGTAGGTGTTTTAGCTGGTTTTACTggggaatttgacttggaactGGGAGAACAAATACATGGCTTAGTGGTCAAGTATGGGTTTGAAGACTCAGTTTCAGTGGCTAATTCTTTGATTAATATGTATGCCAAGTGTGGGGAGATGTGCTCAGCGGAGAAAATGTTTGAGGAGAATGGTGTTAAGGATGTTGTATCATGGAACACTATCATTGGAGCAATGACAAAAAGTGATAGGCCAGATAAAGCATTTTCAACCTTTTTGCAAATGTGTGGAAATGGAACCTTTCCTAACCAGACGACATTTGTGAGTGTTCTACACTCCTGCCTTTGCCTGAAGGACCCATCATATGGCAAATGTATTCATGCTAAGATAATCAAGAGAAATTTGGAATCTGACGTATATGTTGGCAGTGCTTTGATTGACTTCTATGCAAAACATGACAAATTGGAAATTGCCCTTCTTTGTTTTGACAAAATATCTCATAAGAATTTGGTTTGTTGGAACTCTTTGATGGCGGCTTATTCAAATAGAAACTCTTCTGTTGCCCTTTTGCTACTCCGAGAAATGTTTCACTGCAGCTATCGTCCTAATGAGTTTTCATTTTCTAGTGTTGTTAAATCATCTGTAGGCCTAGAGGTGCAGCAGCTTCATTCATTCATAATAAAGATGGGCTATCATGATAATGAGTACGTATCCAGCTCTCTTATCAGTTCATATGCCAAAAATGGATTTATAGATGATGCCTTGAAATTTGTGGATGCTAAGTGTACACCGATTTCTGTAGTCACTTCCAATGTGATTGCTGGTATTTATAATAGAACCAGGCAGTATGAAAAGACTCAAGAACTATATTCTGCACTTGAGGAACCTGATATTGTGTCTTGGAACATCTTAATTGCAGCTTGTTCTCGAAATGGTGATTATAGAGAAGCTTTTGATCTCTTTGATCATATGCAGAGAGCTAAGATAAGACCAGACAATTACACTTATGCTAGCCTCTTTAGTATCTGTTCCAAACTTTGCAACCTGGCTTTGGGAAGGTCTCTTCATGGTCTGGTTTTTAAGACTGATATTAAATGCTGTGACACGTTTGTCTGCAATGTAATGATTGATATGTATGGAAAATGTGGGAGCCTGGGGTGTTCATTTAAGATCTTTAATGAAATGACAAACAGGAATGTTATTACATGGACTGCTATTATTTCAGCCCTTGGATTACATGGTCATGCTCATGAAGCACTAGAAAAGTTCAAAGAGATGGAGGCGGAGGGCTTCATGCCAGATAAGGTTGCTTTAATTGCTGTTATTTCAGCATGCAGGCATGTGGGATTAGTAAAAGAGGGGTTGGAATTATTTGAGAAAATGAAACCGGAGTATGGAGTTGAACCAGAAATGGATCACTACCTCCTCGCCGTTGACTTATTGGCTAGATATGGCAATCTAAGAGAAGCTGAAGAGTTAATTGCTGGGATGCCCTTCCCGCCAAATGCACTTGTTTGGCGTAGCTTTCTTGAAGGCTGCAAGAGAAAAAGAACCACACATAATGTGGCCCTTCTCATGTAA